The following DNA comes from Clostridia bacterium.
TTGCCAAGTATTTTAAAGGCTTTTTGATTGAGAGTTATCTTTTGGATGGAGCGCAAGATATTCACGGCAAGGAATTTGGAAAATCCATAACAGACGCATGTTTGGGTTGGGCTAAAACAGAAAAGCTTATTATGCAAATGGCGGATAAATTATGAAAATAAGTTATCTTGGTCCTGTTAACAGTTATTCTTATCTTGCCGCCAAAAAGATAATGTGTCCAGACGATGAAATTATAGAATATCCTACTTTTTTGGATGCAGCGTTAGCGGTAGGCGTACAGACAGATAAAGCTATATTGCCTATAGAAAATTCCTTGGAAGGTGCTGTTGGCAATACTCTAGATATTTTAGCTTGGGAATGCGAATTATATATAACCAAAGAAATCTATCTTGATATTAATCATAAGCTGATTATGAGACAATCGGGCGATTTTAATAACGTAAAAAAAATTATTACTCATTCTCAGGCATACGGCCAGTGCAGAAATTTTCTTGTCAAAAATTATCCTAAAGCTGAGGTAATATATACCTCATCTACTTCTAAGGCGGTTGAATCTCTTTCTGACGATTATACTGCAGCCATAGCAGGAGATCATAATATAAAAGAAGGATTAAAGGCTTTAGACCAAAACATACAGAACGATAAATACAATGTCACAAGATTT
Coding sequences within:
- the pheA gene encoding prephenate dehydratase; this encodes MKISYLGPVNSYSYLAAKKIMCPDDEIIEYPTFLDAALAVGVQTDKAILPIENSLEGAVGNTLDILAWECELYITKEIYLDINHKLIMRQSGDFNNVKKIITHSQAYGQCRNFLVKNYPKAEVIYTSSTSKAVESLSDDYTAAIAGDHNIKEGLKALDQNIQNDKYNVTRFVSLEKSPINSPENQKISIIFDAENRPGGLLKILQILNDYNLSMTKIESRPFKGQFGSYIFFVDLIGNINSQNVIAALDLIKKSTSFFKYLGNY